Proteins from a genomic interval of Nostoc sp. TCL240-02:
- a CDS encoding DUF4114 domain-containing protein, translating into MASLDNFEDLASGGDKDFNDVIVRVNLNIA; encoded by the coding sequence ATAGCTTCATTAGACAACTTTGAGGATTTAGCAAGTGGTGGTGATAAAGATTTCAATGATGTTATTGTACGAGTTAATTTGAATATCGCTTAG
- a CDS encoding sodium:proton antiporter — protein MLDTYIIDLFVIGLLLLMVTLGSGWIARLPLSFAIIYLIVGIFLGPYGFGLIQLRRDEVFNAELLERITELVVIISVFSCGLRIVRPLKLGAWDITVRLIVFLMPISIFALAVVGKLFLGMNWGEAILLGAILAPTDPVLASEVQLTDINDQDELRFGLTSEGGLNDALAFPFVYFGLHALKDDNWGNWFKQWITVDLIWAIAVGIIMGIVVAKSIVWIEKTIQKRRRADELMEDFIAISTILLTYSLTEMVNGYGFLAVFVAGLVVQRSYRNSEKPLGQLEFIEQVEKLLEVGTILLLGSILLFQPMLNYAMQSLLVIILLFLIIRPVGVWISTIGKRPVESHRRTFHPGTRWLFGWFGIRGVGSLYYLAYAFGNGLKGEAAEQIAWITYTTIVASVIIHGISATPLMKWYERNIGNQRKPTSPSTIDEFE, from the coding sequence ATGCTAGATACTTATATTATTGACCTATTTGTAATTGGTCTACTTCTGCTGATGGTAACATTAGGGTCAGGTTGGATTGCTCGCCTACCTCTTTCTTTTGCCATTATCTATCTCATAGTTGGTATTTTTCTAGGCCCTTATGGCTTTGGGCTGATTCAATTACGTCGAGATGAAGTTTTTAATGCCGAACTACTGGAAAGAATAACAGAACTTGTAGTAATTATTTCTGTGTTTAGCTGTGGCTTAAGAATTGTTCGTCCTTTAAAGTTGGGGGCTTGGGATATTACAGTACGGTTGATTGTATTTTTGATGCCAATTTCAATTTTTGCTCTGGCTGTTGTGGGTAAATTGTTTTTAGGGATGAATTGGGGAGAAGCAATTTTATTAGGAGCAATTCTTGCACCTACCGATCCAGTATTAGCATCAGAAGTACAACTGACCGATATAAACGATCAAGATGAATTGAGATTTGGTTTAACTTCTGAAGGTGGCTTAAATGATGCTTTAGCTTTTCCCTTCGTTTATTTTGGTCTTCATGCGTTAAAAGATGACAACTGGGGTAACTGGTTTAAACAGTGGATTACAGTTGATTTAATTTGGGCAATCGCAGTTGGCATTATTATGGGAATTGTGGTTGCCAAATCTATAGTTTGGATTGAAAAGACAATTCAAAAACGCCGTCGTGCTGATGAGTTAATGGAAGATTTCATTGCTATCAGCACGATTTTACTAACTTATTCCTTAACAGAAATGGTTAATGGCTATGGATTTCTGGCAGTATTTGTTGCTGGGTTAGTTGTCCAACGCAGTTATAGAAACTCTGAAAAACCGCTAGGACAATTGGAATTTATTGAGCAAGTTGAAAAGCTGCTGGAAGTCGGAACAATTTTACTCTTGGGTTCAATATTGTTATTCCAGCCAATGCTTAATTATGCTATGCAATCTTTGTTAGTAATCATTTTGTTATTCTTAATAATTAGACCAGTCGGAGTTTGGATTAGCACAATAGGTAAACGCCCTGTAGAATCACACCGCCGAACATTCCATCCAGGAACTCGTTGGTTATTTGGATGGTTTGGTATTCGCGGTGTCGGCTCTTTATATTATCTTGCCTATGCCTTTGGTAATGGTTTAAAAGGTGAAGCTGCCGAACAAATTGCTTGGATAACTTACACTACTATTGTAGCCTCTGTGATTATACATGGCATTAGTGCAACTCCATTAATGAAGTGGTATGAGCGCAATATCGGTAATCAAAGAAAACCCACTTCTCCTTCCACAATTGATGAATTTGAATAA
- a CDS encoding AGE family epimerase/isomerase, with product MEYTFQALAELYKNALLNDVLPFWEKYSLDWQQGGYFTCLDRYGKIYDTDKFIWLQNRQVWTFSMLYNQLEKRENWLKIASNGANFLAQHGRDSDGNWYFALTREGKPLVEPYNIFSDCFAAMAFSKYALAGGEEWAKDVAMQAYNNVLRRKDNPKGKYNKTYPGTRPMKSLAVPMILANLTLEMEWLLPKETLENVLAETQGEVMTDFLDSERGLMYENVAPDGSHIDCFEGRLINPGHGIEAMWFIMDIAHRKNDTKTINQAVDVVLNILNFAWDSEYGGLYYFMDADGHPPQQLEWDQKLWWVHLESLVALAMGYRLTGREVCWEWYQKMHDYTWSNFADSESGEWFGYLNRRGEVLLNLKGGKWKGCFHVPRALYLCWQQFEALK from the coding sequence ATGGAGTATACTTTTCAAGCGCTCGCTGAACTTTACAAAAACGCTCTCCTCAACGACGTACTCCCATTTTGGGAAAAATATTCTCTCGATTGGCAGCAAGGCGGCTACTTCACCTGCCTAGATCGCTACGGCAAAATTTATGATACAGACAAATTCATCTGGCTGCAAAACCGCCAAGTGTGGACTTTTTCGATGCTTTACAACCAGCTAGAAAAACGCGAAAACTGGTTGAAGATTGCCAGCAATGGCGCTAATTTTCTCGCCCAACACGGCAGAGATAGTGATGGTAACTGGTACTTTGCTCTCACCCGTGAAGGAAAACCACTGGTTGAGCCTTACAATATCTTTTCTGATTGCTTTGCTGCGATGGCATTTAGTAAATACGCATTGGCTGGGGGCGAAGAATGGGCAAAAGATGTGGCAATGCAGGCTTATAACAACGTTTTACGCCGTAAAGATAACCCGAAAGGCAAATATAATAAAACCTATCCCGGCACACGCCCGATGAAATCATTGGCTGTACCTATGATTTTAGCCAACCTGACTCTAGAAATGGAATGGCTGCTACCAAAAGAAACCCTAGAGAATGTCCTAGCTGAGACTCAGGGCGAAGTGATGACCGATTTTCTCGACTCAGAACGGGGACTAATGTACGAAAATGTTGCCCCTGACGGTTCCCACATAGATTGTTTTGAGGGACGGCTGATTAACCCTGGTCACGGTATCGAAGCTATGTGGTTTATCATGGATATCGCCCACCGGAAAAACGATACCAAAACTATTAACCAAGCTGTTGATGTGGTGCTAAATATCCTGAATTTTGCTTGGGATAGCGAGTACGGCGGATTGTATTACTTTATGGATGCAGACGGTCATCCTCCACAACAATTGGAATGGGATCAAAAATTGTGGTGGGTTCACCTAGAGTCTTTGGTTGCATTAGCAATGGGCTATCGCCTAACAGGGCGTGAGGTATGTTGGGAATGGTATCAAAAGATGCACGATTATACCTGGTCAAACTTTGCCGATTCAGAGTCTGGTGAGTGGTTTGGCTATCTCAATCGACGCGGGGAAGTATTGTTAAACCTCAAAGGTGGCAAATGGAAAGGATGTTTTCACGTACCGCGTGCATTATATCTTTGTTGGCAGCAGTTTGAGGCATTAAAGTAA
- a CDS encoding aspartoacylase, producing MSEIKRVAIVGGNHGNELTGVYLVKKFQQYPNLINRTSFETLPLLGNLKAIEEGKRYIDRDLNRCFTNQGLQNPQLSSYEDTRAKAIQQVLQPQNQPFVDVIVDLHSTTANMGLSLIFCDLNPFLLRLAAYLSSINPMVKVFVNQQSKEGGFLRSLCELGFVIEVGAVAQNILNAELFQQTEQLIYAILDYFEGCNQGNIPQTSSQLTLYQYIETIDYPRSDVYGGLQSGEIQAMIHPQLQFRDYEPLNPGDPMFLTFAGKDIFYEGESTVYPIFINEAAYYEKGIAMYLSQKLQEVV from the coding sequence ATGAGTGAGATTAAACGAGTTGCGATCGTTGGAGGAAACCACGGTAATGAGTTAACAGGAGTATATTTAGTCAAAAAGTTTCAGCAGTATCCAAATTTAATCAACAGGACAAGTTTTGAAACTCTGCCATTACTTGGCAATCTTAAAGCTATTGAAGAAGGTAAACGATACATTGACAGGGATTTAAACCGTTGCTTCACCAATCAAGGTTTACAAAATCCTCAACTCTCAAGTTATGAAGATACGCGGGCGAAAGCAATCCAACAAGTACTGCAACCGCAAAATCAGCCATTTGTAGATGTAATTGTTGATTTGCACAGCACAACTGCCAACATGGGGTTAAGTCTGATTTTTTGTGACCTGAATCCTTTCTTACTTCGGTTAGCTGCTTATTTAAGTTCTATCAATCCGATGGTAAAAGTTTTTGTGAATCAGCAATCTAAAGAAGGTGGTTTTCTTCGTTCTTTGTGCGAATTGGGTTTTGTTATCGAAGTTGGTGCTGTGGCTCAGAATATTTTAAATGCCGAATTATTTCAGCAAACAGAGCAGCTTATTTATGCAATTTTAGACTATTTTGAAGGGTGCAATCAAGGTAATATTCCGCAGACAAGCAGCCAGCTTACACTCTATCAATATATTGAGACTATCGATTATCCTAGAAGCGATGTTTACGGCGGGCTGCAAAGTGGGGAGATTCAAGCCATGATTCATCCCCAGCTTCAGTTTAGAGACTATGAACCTCTAAATCCAGGCGATCCAATGTTTCTGACTTTTGCAGGAAAAGATATTTTCTATGAGGGAGAGTCTACTGTTTATCCTATTTTTATTAATGAAGCGGCTTACTACGAGAAAGGAATTGCGATGTATCTCAGTCAAAAGCTGCAAGAGGTAGTTTAA
- a CDS encoding glycosyltransferase family 4 protein, producing the protein MKNKSEILASSSASILTLGLGWFPKNPGGLERYMYELTHKLAANKDQVELCGVGLPEAEINSPIKLTNLASPDSTIWQRLWSIRTNFQKTRTNKPDAINLHFALYSFPLLDILPKGVPVTFNFHGPWASESQQEVVNKNLSLLIKHHLIEKNTYNHCDRFIVLSKAFGKILHDKYQVPWSKINIIPGGVDINWFQPNLSRQEAFRQLGWPNDRRIIFTSRRLVHRTGVDKLLQALAIIKPRIPDVWLAIAGRGHIQAALQQQATELGLDDNVKFLGFLPDEQLPIAYQAAELTIMPSQSFEGFGLVIVESLACGTPVLCTPVGGMPEILSEFSPDLITTSTEASAIAEKLEQALLGNIPIPSREFCRQYATTHYDWNQIAQQVRNVLLN; encoded by the coding sequence GTGAAAAATAAATCAGAAATTTTAGCTTCATCATCTGCATCTATTCTCACATTGGGATTAGGCTGGTTTCCCAAGAATCCCGGAGGGTTAGAAAGATATATGTATGAACTAACTCATAAATTAGCAGCCAATAAAGATCAGGTTGAATTATGCGGAGTTGGTCTACCAGAGGCTGAAATAAATTCGCCGATTAAGCTGACTAACTTGGCTTCTCCCGATAGCACTATTTGGCAAAGATTATGGTCTATTCGCACTAACTTTCAGAAAACAAGAACCAACAAACCAGATGCTATTAATCTACACTTTGCATTATATAGCTTTCCGCTTTTAGATATTTTACCAAAGGGAGTACCAGTTACTTTTAATTTTCATGGCCCTTGGGCTTCTGAGAGTCAGCAAGAGGTAGTTAATAAGAATCTAAGTCTTTTAATTAAGCATCATCTAATAGAAAAAAACACATATAATCACTGCGATCGCTTCATTGTATTGAGCAAAGCATTTGGAAAAATTCTCCATGATAAATATCAAGTACCGTGGAGCAAAATTAATATTATTCCTGGTGGAGTTGATATTAACTGGTTTCAACCAAATTTATCACGCCAAGAGGCTTTTAGACAGCTAGGCTGGCCAAATGATCGCCGGATAATATTTACATCCCGCCGTTTAGTGCATCGAACAGGAGTTGACAAATTGTTGCAGGCTTTGGCTATAATTAAACCCAGAATACCAGATGTTTGGCTAGCGATCGCAGGTCGTGGTCACATCCAAGCTGCACTACAACAACAGGCTACAGAATTAGGACTAGATGACAACGTTAAATTTTTAGGTTTTCTCCCTGATGAGCAATTACCTATAGCTTACCAAGCTGCGGAATTGACTATAATGCCTAGTCAATCTTTTGAAGGGTTCGGATTAGTAATAGTCGAATCTCTGGCTTGTGGTACTCCTGTTTTATGTACCCCAGTTGGCGGAATGCCAGAAATTTTATCAGAATTTTCACCTGATTTAATTACAACTTCAACAGAAGCCTCAGCTATTGCTGAAAAATTAGAACAAGCGCTTTTGGGAAATATCCCCATACCTTCACGAGAATTTTGTCGTCAGTACGCAACTACACACTACGACTGGAATCAAATTGCTCAACAAGTACGGAATGTTCTATTAAATTAA
- a CDS encoding carbohydrate-binding protein gives MNHKLSRFFLHAAIALLLLLSLSGISHVLNIPVIEPLKVVAATSTLTIPSSALVPWPVFKRVDALNSSFRSGLNTAWGDYWERSENPFDIGYTEQTQELTNTANRNYAIYNNLDLGSGVEALMLRIALPSGTNSVEVRLGSVSGSVVGSCTINSTGSLSDYRTVPCPLNSSLAKGKQNLVIRFTGSNSSMRFNWFAFWAKDTVQKIDEIQKIQSNDINQGSPVIPISGRPIRTQSLLPASSQILARSYGLWSPGKTWECPKWMHDTYFTNGDDGKVYPTWHPPVDFNPETNVYCTYGHEHGDDPLSSEVFNIAGMPAFGYVNEQLATNNPSNPSVHRTEDHFGHKVLVANNWQMFDESNTSLIKSCDVSLKLHMGTHSPDALVNTAHEMFMSGKCDGLETFNLKHFALFGAAGEFKEPETSLCDLFVNPGITPSPTNQPYGDAHRAIPTAGCYQRGTVDQKTADVNTRNTEYWLTGFVGKSFYFRITNPSRFYDPSTTTKINRTVNSCYDPAHPLSTTLLCEETLAAGSKVEWDDPRSPFRGTTQIETHFSGLAFSNSANSVIYTDAYGRNASISPAPAQGITFKQIVPVQGFNYDVNGQASLFPARDYSALGQNGVRAPN, from the coding sequence GTGAACCATAAATTAAGCAGATTCTTTCTGCACGCTGCTATTGCGTTACTGCTACTACTAAGTTTATCCGGCATTAGTCATGTATTAAATATTCCGGTTATTGAGCCACTGAAGGTTGTAGCAGCTACCAGCACATTGACTATTCCATCGAGCGCGCTGGTACCTTGGCCCGTATTTAAGCGTGTAGATGCTCTCAACTCATCGTTTCGTTCTGGACTAAACACAGCCTGGGGAGATTATTGGGAGCGTAGCGAAAATCCTTTTGATATTGGGTATACAGAGCAAACCCAAGAACTAACCAACACCGCCAATCGTAACTATGCAATATACAACAACCTTGACTTAGGTAGTGGTGTAGAGGCATTGATGCTGCGTATCGCTTTGCCTTCTGGGACAAACAGCGTTGAAGTGCGCTTAGGTTCAGTGAGCGGCTCTGTGGTGGGGAGCTGTACCATCAACAGCACTGGTTCTCTGTCAGACTACCGTACAGTTCCGTGTCCTTTGAATAGCAGCCTTGCAAAGGGAAAACAAAACCTTGTCATTAGGTTTACAGGCTCTAACAGTTCTATGCGCTTTAATTGGTTTGCCTTCTGGGCAAAGGATACAGTGCAAAAAATTGACGAGATACAAAAAATCCAATCCAACGATATCAACCAAGGTTCGCCTGTTATTCCGATTTCTGGCAGACCGATACGAACACAAAGCTTACTACCAGCCAGTTCCCAGATTCTGGCCAGATCCTATGGGCTGTGGTCTCCTGGCAAAACATGGGAATGCCCCAAGTGGATGCACGATACTTATTTTACCAATGGCGATGATGGCAAAGTATACCCCACATGGCATCCGCCTGTAGATTTTAACCCTGAAACAAATGTGTATTGTACTTATGGTCACGAGCATGGCGACGATCCGCTCAGTTCAGAGGTATTTAATATTGCAGGGATGCCAGCTTTTGGCTATGTAAATGAGCAACTAGCAACTAATAATCCATCTAATCCATCTGTTCATAGAACTGAAGATCACTTTGGGCATAAGGTTCTTGTTGCCAACAATTGGCAGATGTTCGATGAAAGCAACACCAGTTTAATTAAATCCTGTGACGTGAGCTTAAAACTGCACATGGGTACACATTCGCCGGATGCGCTAGTAAATACAGCCCATGAAATGTTTATGTCTGGTAAATGTGATGGGCTTGAAACCTTCAATTTAAAGCATTTTGCTTTGTTTGGTGCTGCCGGAGAATTTAAAGAACCTGAAACTTCTTTGTGTGACTTATTCGTAAATCCTGGTATTACTCCCTCCCCTACAAATCAACCCTATGGTGATGCCCATCGCGCCATTCCTACTGCTGGCTGTTACCAGCGTGGGACAGTTGATCAAAAAACGGCAGATGTAAATACAAGAAATACTGAATATTGGCTTACTGGCTTTGTTGGAAAAAGTTTTTACTTTAGGATCACAAATCCTTCCCGTTTTTATGATCCGTCTACCACAACGAAGATCAATAGGACTGTGAATAGCTGCTACGATCCAGCGCATCCTCTTTCTACAACTCTACTTTGCGAAGAAACATTAGCTGCTGGTAGTAAAGTCGAGTGGGACGACCCTCGATCGCCCTTCCGAGGAACAACTCAAATAGAAACTCACTTTTCTGGTCTTGCATTTAGCAATTCTGCAAATTCAGTAATCTATACAGATGCTTATGGGAGAAACGCAAGCATATCACCCGCTCCCGCTCAAGGGATTACGTTCAAGCAAATTGTTCCTGTCCAAGGATTTAATTATGATGTAAATGGTCAAGCTAGCCTCTTCCCAGCCAGAGACTATTCTGCATTGGGACAAAATGGGGTAAGAGCGCCTAATTAA
- a CDS encoding Spx/MgsR family RNA polymerase-binding regulatory protein: protein MSIQVYGIPNCGTCKKALIWLQSNSIEYEFINTKETPPNSEMIQNWMKSLGSAPMRNTSGQSYRALGDEKKTWTDQQWIDAFANDAMLLKRPIFVKDGTAVLVGFRDEAVIKTKLKL from the coding sequence ATGTCTATTCAAGTTTACGGAATTCCCAACTGCGGCACTTGCAAAAAAGCTCTCATCTGGCTCCAAAGCAATAGCATTGAATATGAATTCATCAATACTAAAGAAACTCCACCCAACAGTGAGATGATCCAAAACTGGATGAAGTCTTTGGGTTCTGCTCCCATGCGGAATACCTCCGGTCAGTCTTATCGAGCTTTGGGAGATGAAAAGAAGACTTGGACTGATCAACAGTGGATTGACGCATTTGCTAACGATGCAATGCTGCTAAAACGCCCAATTTTCGTTAAAGATGGAACAGCAGTGTTAGTAGGCTTTAGAGATGAGGCAGTAATTAAAACAAAATTAAAGCTTTAA
- a CDS encoding DUF2808 domain-containing protein, with translation MRVTTLFGITLSLAIGIGGITLPVTEAVQLRDGTVYFVQPPKLVNATTTYKDVNVWGGTYYFTINLPKNAGESLQKVTIAQREGTENIRYHLDDTRAFVGTSDRKEFRLTLGPVTDERDTRTVTVNFAPPVTPGQTVTIALRPVSNPSFSGVYLLGVTAFPVGEKSHGQFLGFGRFQFYTNRNSWWFP, from the coding sequence ATGCGCGTTACAACTTTGTTTGGGATAACCCTTTCGTTAGCAATCGGTATTGGGGGAATAACGCTTCCGGTGACTGAAGCGGTGCAGCTTAGAGATGGTACAGTCTACTTTGTGCAACCGCCGAAACTTGTGAATGCAACGACTACTTATAAAGATGTGAATGTTTGGGGTGGAACTTACTATTTCACTATCAACCTGCCGAAAAATGCTGGAGAATCCCTCCAGAAGGTAACGATCGCACAAAGGGAGGGAACAGAAAATATCCGCTATCATCTTGATGATACCCGCGCCTTTGTCGGAACGAGCGATCGCAAAGAATTTCGGCTAACACTAGGCCCAGTCACAGACGAACGAGACACACGAACCGTTACTGTGAATTTTGCTCCGCCTGTCACTCCCGGACAAACAGTGACAATCGCCCTCCGCCCTGTGAGTAATCCTAGCTTTTCTGGTGTCTACTTACTAGGTGTAACGGCATTCCCGGTAGGTGAAAAATCCCACGGACAATTTCTCGGTTTTGGACGATTTCAGTTTTACACCAATAGAAATAGCTGGTGGTTTCCATAA
- the purD gene encoding phosphoribosylamine--glycine ligase — MKVLVVGNGGREHALAWKLLQSKQIEQVVCVPGNGGTASMERCQNLPLGVDDFEGISRYALEHGITLVVVGPEVPLSKGITDYLQDKGLMVFGPVRAAAQIEASKAWAKALMQEAGIPTARAAVFTEARAAKSYVKSQGAPIVVKADGLAAGKGVIVAETVAQAESAVDAIFQGQFGSAGEFVVIEECLIGQEVSVLALTDGLTIRPLLPAQDHKRIGEGDTGENTGGMGAYSPAPIATPELMARIQTEVLERAIATLRAKGIDYRGVLYAGLMIASDGDLKVLEFNCRFGDPETQVILPLLETPLEELLLACVQHRLSELPPIAWKKGASATVVAASGGYPAEYEKGKVITGIGEAEVTGATVFHAGTKLNQQQEVVTDGGRVLNVTGIGENFEQAIAQAYAGIEYIQFEGIYYRRDIGHKVVSAK; from the coding sequence GTGAAAGTTTTAGTTGTAGGTAATGGAGGGCGCGAACACGCTCTGGCATGGAAACTGTTGCAATCTAAGCAAATTGAGCAAGTTGTCTGTGTACCAGGGAATGGGGGAACAGCAAGTATGGAACGTTGCCAGAACTTGCCCCTAGGAGTAGATGATTTTGAAGGCATCAGCCGATATGCTCTAGAACATGGCATAACTCTAGTAGTAGTAGGGCCAGAAGTACCTCTATCTAAGGGAATCACAGATTACCTTCAAGATAAAGGATTGATGGTATTTGGCCCAGTCAGAGCGGCAGCGCAAATTGAAGCGAGTAAAGCTTGGGCAAAAGCCTTGATGCAAGAAGCAGGGATTCCGACGGCACGGGCTGCGGTATTTACGGAGGCAAGAGCAGCAAAATCTTATGTCAAGTCTCAGGGAGCGCCAATTGTCGTTAAAGCTGATGGCTTGGCAGCTGGTAAGGGTGTGATAGTAGCTGAAACAGTTGCACAGGCAGAAAGTGCTGTTGATGCAATTTTTCAGGGACAATTTGGTAGTGCTGGTGAATTTGTCGTCATTGAAGAATGTTTAATTGGGCAAGAGGTATCAGTTTTAGCATTAACCGATGGGTTAACGATTCGCCCCTTGCTGCCTGCTCAAGACCATAAGCGAATTGGTGAGGGCGATACAGGAGAGAATACTGGTGGTATGGGAGCATATAGCCCAGCACCCATTGCGACACCAGAGTTGATGGCACGGATTCAAACAGAAGTCTTAGAAAGAGCGATCGCCACCTTACGAGCTAAAGGCATTGATTACCGGGGTGTGCTGTATGCTGGCTTAATGATTGCATCCGATGGCGACTTGAAGGTTTTGGAATTTAACTGTCGCTTTGGCGATCCTGAAACCCAGGTGATTTTGCCATTATTAGAAACGCCTTTAGAAGAGTTACTTCTAGCCTGTGTACAACACCGATTAAGTGAATTACCGCCCATTGCTTGGAAAAAAGGAGCATCTGCCACTGTCGTTGCCGCTTCAGGTGGTTATCCAGCAGAATATGAGAAAGGTAAGGTCATTACTGGTATTGGTGAGGCAGAGGTAACAGGAGCAACTGTATTTCATGCAGGTACAAAATTAAACCAGCAACAAGAAGTTGTGACAGATGGGGGTCGAGTATTAAATGTGACTGGAATCGGAGAAAATTTTGAGCAAGCGATCGCTCAAGCCTACGCAGGGATCGAATATATTCAGTTTGAGGGCATATATTACCGGAGAGATATTGGTCATAAAGTGGTGAGTGCGAAGTAG
- a CDS encoding glycosyltransferase family 4 protein, producing MKIFFLDQSGKPGGAELCLIDIAKPYGDRALVGLFADGAFKELLQQNHIPVEVLATQAIQVHKEGTLVQGLKSVGQLAPLITKVIKKAREYDLIYANTQKALVVGALASFFSHRPLVYHLHDILSKEHFSQTNLRIAINLANRCASLVIANSQASKTAFIQAGGRSDIVEVVYNGFNPKIYQTDESDINQLQQKLGLQGKFVVGHFSRLAPWKGQHILIDALAKCPPEVTVMLVGDALFGEQDYVKQLHQQVADLGLENRVQFLGFRSDIPQLMAACDLVAHTSTSPEPFGRVIVEAMLCGKPIVAAKAGGVMELVEHGLNGFLVTPGEPQELAQVIITCLQETEITATIANNARTTASGRFDIATINQQIAQLLSDKF from the coding sequence ATGAAAATTTTTTTCTTAGACCAAAGCGGCAAACCAGGCGGTGCAGAATTATGTTTAATAGATATTGCTAAACCATACGGCGATCGCGCTTTGGTAGGTTTATTTGCAGATGGGGCATTTAAAGAATTACTACAGCAAAATCATATTCCTGTAGAAGTTCTTGCAACTCAAGCAATTCAAGTTCATAAAGAAGGCACTTTGGTGCAAGGATTAAAAAGTGTCGGACAACTTGCACCTTTGATTACTAAGGTAATTAAAAAAGCGCGTGAATATGATTTAATCTATGCTAATACTCAAAAAGCATTAGTTGTAGGAGCATTAGCAAGTTTTTTTAGTCATCGTCCTCTGGTTTATCATTTACATGATATTCTTTCCAAAGAACATTTTAGCCAAACTAATCTTCGCATTGCCATTAACTTAGCTAATCGTTGTGCCTCATTAGTAATTGCTAATTCCCAAGCTAGTAAAACAGCCTTTATCCAAGCAGGAGGACGCTCAGATATTGTCGAAGTTGTCTATAACGGCTTTAATCCAAAAATTTATCAAACTGATGAATCTGATATTAATCAATTACAGCAAAAATTAGGATTACAAGGAAAATTTGTAGTTGGACACTTTAGCCGTCTTGCACCTTGGAAAGGACAGCATATTTTAATTGATGCCCTTGCCAAATGTCCGCCAGAGGTGACAGTAATGTTAGTGGGAGATGCACTGTTTGGCGAACAAGATTATGTCAAACAATTACACCAACAAGTTGCCGATCTCGGACTAGAAAACCGCGTCCAATTTTTAGGATTTCGTTCAGATATTCCCCAGTTAATGGCAGCTTGTGACTTAGTAGCACATACTTCTACTTCGCCAGAACCGTTTGGTAGAGTGATTGTTGAGGCGATGCTATGTGGAAAACCTATAGTTGCAGCAAAAGCTGGGGGTGTAATGGAATTGGTAGAACATGGACTTAATGGTTTTTTGGTGACACCAGGAGAACCCCAGGAACTTGCACAGGTGATAATCACCTGTCTTCAGGAAACGGAAATAACTGCAACTATAGCCAATAATGCTAGAACTACTGCTAGTGGGCGTTTTGATATTGCAACTATTAATCAGCAAATTGCTCAACTGCTGTCTGACAAATTTTAG